A single Bosea sp. PAMC 26642 DNA region contains:
- a CDS encoding endonuclease domain-containing protein: MATERQDFARKLRRQSTKPEDILWSLLRAHRLDGLKFQRQVPLLGYTVDFLCFQRKLVVELDGKQHDAECDYDAARAQEIERHGFMVIRFRNELVLNDRDAVVTAIRKAAGTSTENPLL, translated from the coding sequence ATGGCGACCGAGCGACAGGATTTCGCCCGAAAACTCCGCCGGCAATCGACGAAGCCCGAGGACATCCTCTGGAGCCTCCTGCGCGCCCACCGTCTCGACGGGCTGAAGTTCCAGCGACAGGTGCCGCTGCTCGGCTACACCGTCGATTTCCTCTGCTTCCAGCGCAAGCTCGTCGTCGAACTCGACGGCAAGCAGCATGATGCCGAGTGTGATTATGATGCCGCGCGCGCCCAGGAGATCGAGCGCCATGGCTTCATGGTGATCCGCTTCCGCAATGAGCTGGTTTTGAATGACCGCGACGCCGTCGTTACTGCCATCCGAAAAGCCGCTGGAACCTCGACGGAGAACCCTCTGCTGTAA